A genomic stretch from Heterodontus francisci isolate sHetFra1 chromosome 23, sHetFra1.hap1, whole genome shotgun sequence includes:
- the ogfod2 gene encoding 2-oxoglutarate and iron-dependent oxygenase domain-containing protein 2 isoform X2 gives MGARMILRSKGCKTEEQFKKVQAKIDEEVQRRKLLSHSSLDRMAIISTYYKPLNPGVYVLQKSFLAPEFCEIVAYCQSEDADFEGLLDRVHSLPAERVYSIPVFTEEFCNQLIGELENFEQSDMPKGRPNTMNHYGVLLNELGFDESFITSLREDYLQPITSLLYPDCGGQSLDSHKVFAVKYAVNQDRDLSFHYDNAEVTLNVSLGKDFSEGNLYFGDMRQVPVSESECVEIEHRVSHGLLHRGQHCHGALPISSGERWNLIIWMRSSQVRNELCPMCDRKPELVEAVGFGDGFTSELSEIGQQAVSVCTLN, from the exons ATGGGGGCCAGGATG ATTTTAAGAAGCAAAGGTTGCAAGACTGAGGAACAGTTCAAAAAGGTTCAAGCTAAG ATCGATGAGGAAGTTCAGAGGAGAAAGTTGCTCAGTCACAGTAGTTTGGACAGAATGGCGATTATTTCAACATATTACAAACCTCTGAATCCTGGGGTCTATGTTTTACAG AAATCTTTCCTTGCTCCGGAATTCTGTGAAATAGTTGCGTACTGTCAAAGTGAGGATGCAGATTTTGAAGGATTGCTGGACCGTGTTCATTCACTACCAG CTGAGAGAGTTTATTCGATCCCAGTGTTCACTGAGGAATTCTGCAACCAGTTGATTGGAGAGCTTGAGAACTTTGAACAGTCTGACATGCCAAAGGGCAGACCCAACACTATGAATCACTATGGG GTGCTTTTAAATGAACTTGGATTTGATGAGTCTTTTATTACTTCGCTTCGTGAGGATTATCTTCAGCCAATCACGTCACTTCTTTACCCAGACTGTGGAGGTCAGAGTttggacagtcacaaagtatttgcAGTGAAATATGCTGTAAACCAAGACCGTGATTTAAGTTTCCATTATGACAACGCTGAAGTCACTTTGAATGTGTCGCTCGGCAAAGATTTCAGTGAAGGGAACCTCTACTTTGGAGACATGAGACAG GTTCCAGTAAGTGAGAGCGAGTGTGTAGAGATTGAGCACAGAGTGAGTCACGGATTGCTCCATCGAGGTCAGCATTGCCACGGAGCCTTGCCCATTTCCTCAGGAGAACGCTGGAATCTCATCATATGGATGCGATCGTCTCAAGTCCGCAATGAGCTCTGCCCAATGTGTGACAGGAAGCCAGAGTTAGTAGAAGCAGTTGGATTTGGGGATGGTTTCACCTCCGAGCTATCAGAGATTGGGCAGCAGGCAGTGAGTGTCTGCACTTTGAATTAG
- the ogfod2 gene encoding 2-oxoglutarate and iron-dependent oxygenase domain-containing protein 2 isoform X1 — translation MEAEGAAGSPRPGTGPSASPARFYVCRCFYTDNIFLEDFRLHVRSTEPDLGPILRSKGCKTEEQFKKVQAKIDEEVQRRKLLSHSSLDRMAIISTYYKPLNPGVYVLQKSFLAPEFCEIVAYCQSEDADFEGLLDRVHSLPAERVYSIPVFTEEFCNQLIGELENFEQSDMPKGRPNTMNHYGVLLNELGFDESFITSLREDYLQPITSLLYPDCGGQSLDSHKVFAVKYAVNQDRDLSFHYDNAEVTLNVSLGKDFSEGNLYFGDMRQVPVSESECVEIEHRVSHGLLHRGQHCHGALPISSGERWNLIIWMRSSQVRNELCPMCDRKPELVEAVGFGDGFTSELSEIGQQAVSVCTLN, via the exons ATGGAGGCGGAGGGAGCGGCCGGGAGCCCGAGGCCGGGGACTGGGCCCAGTGCCTCCCCGGCTCGATTCTATGTCTGCCGCTGTTTCTATACTGACAACATCTTCCTGGAAGACTTCAGGCTCCATGTCCGCTCGACAGAGCCGGATCTCGGGCCT ATTTTAAGAAGCAAAGGTTGCAAGACTGAGGAACAGTTCAAAAAGGTTCAAGCTAAG ATCGATGAGGAAGTTCAGAGGAGAAAGTTGCTCAGTCACAGTAGTTTGGACAGAATGGCGATTATTTCAACATATTACAAACCTCTGAATCCTGGGGTCTATGTTTTACAG AAATCTTTCCTTGCTCCGGAATTCTGTGAAATAGTTGCGTACTGTCAAAGTGAGGATGCAGATTTTGAAGGATTGCTGGACCGTGTTCATTCACTACCAG CTGAGAGAGTTTATTCGATCCCAGTGTTCACTGAGGAATTCTGCAACCAGTTGATTGGAGAGCTTGAGAACTTTGAACAGTCTGACATGCCAAAGGGCAGACCCAACACTATGAATCACTATGGG GTGCTTTTAAATGAACTTGGATTTGATGAGTCTTTTATTACTTCGCTTCGTGAGGATTATCTTCAGCCAATCACGTCACTTCTTTACCCAGACTGTGGAGGTCAGAGTttggacagtcacaaagtatttgcAGTGAAATATGCTGTAAACCAAGACCGTGATTTAAGTTTCCATTATGACAACGCTGAAGTCACTTTGAATGTGTCGCTCGGCAAAGATTTCAGTGAAGGGAACCTCTACTTTGGAGACATGAGACAG GTTCCAGTAAGTGAGAGCGAGTGTGTAGAGATTGAGCACAGAGTGAGTCACGGATTGCTCCATCGAGGTCAGCATTGCCACGGAGCCTTGCCCATTTCCTCAGGAGAACGCTGGAATCTCATCATATGGATGCGATCGTCTCAAGTCCGCAATGAGCTCTGCCCAATGTGTGACAGGAAGCCAGAGTTAGTAGAAGCAGTTGGATTTGGGGATGGTTTCACCTCCGAGCTATCAGAGATTGGGCAGCAGGCAGTGAGTGTCTGCACTTTGAATTAG